Proteins encoded together in one Bacillota bacterium window:
- a CDS encoding CPBP family intramembrane metalloprotease has protein sequence MKNESSNIIKYFSITFLISWIAWAPFVLSGIGLYEMTDLLQSLMMPAIMIGAFSPMISAMILLYKKGKWKAIKQFFKEKLNFRIKPIYYVLAVLIPLGVTLFAHYFTNFTGIDSLPNNLFPEGLNVPVIVLILPYILFIAILGGGQEEFGWRGYVQDPLQNRFGVLKGSVILGFMWGLWHLPLWFMPGEGHEYYSFFAFLLFTISFSVIIGIIYNVSGKKMVVPWIMHTISNTAVPLFPVLFLAFVPQPGYWVWVGVNILTAIGLFIWYKKRNGIVKA, from the coding sequence ATGAAGAATGAATCAAGTAACATTATAAAGTATTTCAGTATTACATTTTTGATTTCATGGATTGCTTGGGCTCCATTTGTTTTATCTGGAATTGGGCTTTATGAAATGACAGACCTCTTGCAAAGCTTAATGATGCCAGCGATAATGATTGGAGCATTTAGTCCTATGATTTCTGCGATGATTTTACTTTACAAAAAGGGAAAATGGAAAGCCATTAAACAGTTTTTCAAAGAAAAATTAAATTTCCGAATAAAACCCATTTACTACGTGTTAGCAGTCTTAATTCCATTAGGAGTGACACTGTTTGCTCATTATTTTACCAATTTTACTGGAATTGATTCATTACCAAACAACTTATTTCCTGAAGGGTTAAATGTACCAGTAATTGTATTGATATTACCTTACATACTTTTTATTGCAATCCTAGGTGGAGGACAAGAAGAATTTGGCTGGAGAGGATATGTTCAAGATCCACTTCAAAATCGTTTTGGCGTTTTAAAAGGAAGTGTCATATTAGGCTTTATGTGGGGACTTTGGCATTTACCCTTATGGTTTATGCCAGGAGAAGGACATGAATATTATTCGTTTTTTGCATTCCTTCTATTCACCATAAGCTTTTCTGTTATTATTGGAATCATTTATAATGTAAGTGGGAAAAAAATGGTTGTGCCATGGATTATGCATACGATTAGCAATACCGCAGTACCGTTATTTCCTGTGTTATTCTTAGCATTTGTCCCACAACCAGGTTACTGGGTTTGGGTTGGAGTAAATATTTTGACCGCAATAGGACTATTCATTTGGTATAAGAAAAGAAATGGTATAGTAAAAGCCTAA
- a CDS encoding GGDEF domain-containing protein, producing MITKKVFNDLAIFMIGFGVVIGVIFPFFVLITGTPSEYILTPLFFVLCIIAGILVGFFNIFLSRKIVGKRIIKLSQHMKQVETRIMQRKDSANINYCLDEDCFLPIDSEDEFGESAKSFNSLVSSLSKEFQSSEKAKSFTEMLSTHLDLNKLGEESLQHLMLDLNANGGAILIEKEGELEILYSSGILYPEKLLKSDLVWNSLKHSGKILIDIPEDLELNGLLVDFRPKTVLLEPILYKEVTLGLVILAGTSTFTDYHQKMLNLFVKSMSLAFKNSITYSQLQKLAANDPLTGILNRRFGMQRFKEEFVRSIRYDMPIGILMFDIDHFKVVNDTYGHIVGDKVLKEIAKTVKSSVREGDVFFRYGGEEFIIVLSGASKEDLMKSAEQIRHIVEDMEIKHNSQSIKVTISIGGTSYPEHEEVNIESLIAFADSRMYEAKTAGRNMSIID from the coding sequence ATGATTACCAAGAAAGTTTTTAATGATTTAGCAATATTTATGATTGGATTTGGCGTTGTAATTGGCGTGATTTTTCCTTTTTTTGTTTTAATAACAGGAACACCATCAGAGTACATTTTAACTCCACTCTTTTTTGTTTTATGTATCATTGCGGGAATTTTAGTTGGTTTCTTTAATATTTTCCTCTCAAGAAAAATAGTTGGAAAAAGAATCATAAAACTTTCACAACATATGAAACAAGTTGAGACAAGAATAATGCAAAGAAAAGATTCTGCTAATATTAATTATTGTTTAGATGAAGATTGCTTCTTGCCAATCGATTCTGAAGATGAATTTGGCGAAAGTGCAAAATCATTTAATTCTTTAGTTTCATCTTTATCAAAAGAATTTCAATCATCAGAAAAAGCCAAATCTTTTACTGAAATGTTATCAACTCACCTTGATTTGAATAAGCTTGGAGAAGAATCTCTTCAACATTTAATGCTTGATTTGAATGCAAATGGCGGAGCCATCTTAATTGAAAAGGAAGGGGAACTTGAAATTCTTTATTCTTCTGGAATTTTATATCCTGAAAAACTTCTTAAAAGTGACCTAGTATGGAATAGTTTAAAACATTCAGGAAAAATTTTAATTGATATTCCTGAAGATCTGGAGTTAAATGGATTACTTGTTGATTTTCGTCCAAAAACTGTTCTTTTGGAACCGATTCTCTATAAAGAGGTTACACTTGGTTTGGTCATCTTAGCCGGTACTTCTACGTTTACTGATTATCATCAAAAAATGCTTAATTTATTCGTTAAGAGTATGTCTTTAGCCTTTAAGAATTCAATTACATACAGTCAACTTCAAAAACTTGCCGCAAACGATCCATTGACTGGTATCTTAAACAGACGCTTTGGCATGCAAAGATTTAAAGAAGAATTTGTAAGATCAATTCGTTATGATATGCCTATAGGAATTTTAATGTTTGACATAGATCATTTTAAAGTTGTCAATGATACGTATGGACACATCGTAGGCGATAAAGTATTAAAAGAAATTGCTAAAACCGTTAAAAGTTCAGTCAGAGAAGGCGATGTCTTCTTTCGATATGGTGGAGAAGAATTTATCATTGTTTTATCAGGAGCTTCAAAAGAGGATTTAATGAAATCAGCTGAACAAATACGTCATATTGTTGAAGATATGGAAATTAAACATAATTCTCAATCTATCAAAGTAACAATTAGTATTGGTGGAACTTCCTATCCAGAACATGAAGAGGTCAATATTGAATCCTTAATTGCTTTTGCGGACTCTAGAATGTATGAAGCAAAAACCGCAGGAAGAAATATGTCTATTATTGATTAA
- a CDS encoding DUF2188 domain-containing protein yields the protein MALMSNYTVFLDETTNKWVVRRHGSVKQSDAFDTQAEAVERAKFLAGKTVGKVNIMNKEGKVRAQALKSNKK from the coding sequence ATGGCACTGATGAGTAATTATACTGTCTTTTTAGATGAAACAACAAATAAATGGGTTGTAAGAAGACACGGTTCTGTAAAACAATCTGATGCTTTTGATACTCAAGCAGAAGCAGTTGAGAGAGCGAAATTCTTGGCAGGTAAGACAGTTGGAAAAGTAAATATCATGAATAAAGAAGGAAAAGTAAGAGCACAAGCCTTAAAATCAAATAAGAAATAA
- a CDS encoding GlsB/YeaQ/YmgE family stress response membrane protein yields the protein MYLLLWILFGAIVGWIASILSRNNRRIGLLANIVVGLLGSVIGGGIAYSLDLATISTFSFWGFCFAVLGAVLLLWVINFFSGRRRY from the coding sequence ATGTATTTACTATTATGGATATTATTTGGAGCAATCGTTGGATGGATTGCAAGCATTCTAAGTCGAAATAACAGAAGAATTGGGTTGCTCGCTAATATTGTTGTTGGTTTGCTTGGGTCAGTAATTGGAGGAGGAATTGCTTATTCTTTAGATCTCGCTACAATTTCAACATTTAGTTTTTGGGGCTTTTGTTTCGCAGTTTTAGGAGCTGTCTTATTACTTTGGGTGATTAATTTTTTCAGTGGTAGAAGACGTTATTAA
- a CDS encoding DUF3494 domain-containing protein: MNNNKIFIALKVISLMLFAGIGLTLVACNTTTTTTSAISTSATTTTTTSTNATTTTTEEPVILNATLTDLSIDGTTVMGFSPSTNDYVLVLSSDVTETPTVEAVKYAAESTVVIVDAVNIESEEASDRTTTITVTTEDELTVNVYTVLFESTIAPVSLGTADDFVLLAKTGIDTATSSIVTGDIGVSPAAATYITGFSLILDSTTTFSTSIQVVGQVFASDYTSPTGTILTTAISDMETAYIEAAGRAANYNELYAGDLSGKTLTTGVYKWSNSVLINTDLTLTGSATDVWIFQIAGTLTQASGINITLAGGAVAENIVWQVADTVAIGTGAHFQGTLLAMTNIVCETSASIDGSLYSQTAITLDACTVTKP, from the coding sequence ATGAATAATAATAAAATTTTTATCGCATTAAAAGTAATATCACTTATGCTATTTGCAGGAATAGGATTGACACTTGTTGCATGCAACACAACGACAACAACAACGTCAGCGATATCAACTTCTGCAACAACCACTACTACTACGAGCACAAACGCCACGACTACAACAACTGAAGAACCAGTCATTTTGAATGCAACATTGACCGATCTTAGTATTGATGGAACAACCGTAATGGGATTTAGTCCATCAACAAATGATTATGTTTTGGTTTTATCTTCAGATGTGACTGAAACACCTACCGTCGAAGCAGTGAAATATGCAGCTGAGTCTACAGTTGTCATTGTAGATGCAGTTAATATCGAATCAGAAGAAGCAAGTGACAGAACGACGACAATAACTGTTACCACAGAAGACGAATTGACAGTAAATGTATATACAGTCTTATTTGAATCAACTATCGCGCCTGTTTCATTAGGAACAGCAGATGATTTTGTACTATTAGCAAAAACAGGAATCGATACTGCAACTAGTTCAATAGTTACAGGAGATATTGGTGTAAGTCCAGCAGCGGCTACTTATATTACCGGATTTTCGTTGATTTTAGATAGTACAACTACATTTTCAACTTCAATTCAAGTCGTAGGCCAAGTTTTTGCCAGTGATTATACTTCACCAACAGGAACGATTCTTACTACAGCAATTTCAGATATGGAAACAGCATATATTGAAGCTGCAGGAAGAGCAGCAAATTACAACGAATTATACGCAGGTGATTTAAGCGGAAAAACTTTAACCACTGGAGTATACAAATGGAGTAATAGTGTATTAATTAACACAGATCTTACTTTAACCGGAAGTGCAACAGACGTTTGGATCTTTCAAATTGCTGGAACATTAACACAAGCTTCAGGAATAAACATTACATTAGCTGGCGGAGCAGTAGCTGAAAACATTGTTTGGCAAGTTGCTGACACAGTAGCCATTGGAACAGGAGCTCATTTTCAAGGTACGCTTCTTGCAATGACAAACATCGTTTGTGAAACGAGTGCCTCAATTGATGGAAGTCTTTATTCTCAAACAGCAATTACACTTGATGCATGTACAGTTACAAAACCTTAA
- a CDS encoding helix-turn-helix domain-containing protein, producing MEEFTLYTIEQISDILKVTKRTIYNYIKSNDLKAVKFGKYWRVKHFDFQEFIDNGTNKK from the coding sequence GTGGAAGAGTTTACGCTTTATACAATCGAACAAATTTCAGATATACTCAAGGTTACGAAAAGAACAATTTATAACTATATTAAAAGCAACGATTTAAAAGCAGTTAAATTTGGAAAATACTGGAGAGTTAAGCACTTTGATTTTCAAGAATTCATAGACAATGGTACCAACAAAAAATAA
- a CDS encoding FAD-dependent oxidoreductase, translating to MKAQEYTIKLLKIEHLDKEYYSFDFSKPEGFEFVEGQFGVFTHVNKVMEGKPFRAFSIASTNEEPFLKIATKITSSPSEFKQRLLNLALGEEVILRAPMGDFKYDETQKAVFIAGGIGITPIRSIILSMKRLNENRLDTLIYSELESTYPFSSELESTKKLEVFYSADIEPTQKLITDTINIYQNKALYYLSGSPGFVKGITELLKVHGILETKIIYDVFVGY from the coding sequence ATGAAGGCTCAAGAATATACAATAAAACTTTTGAAAATAGAACATTTGGATAAAGAATATTATAGTTTCGATTTTTCAAAACCAGAAGGATTCGAATTTGTTGAAGGACAATTCGGAGTATTTACTCACGTGAACAAAGTGATGGAAGGGAAACCATTTAGAGCGTTTAGTATTGCCTCTACCAATGAAGAACCCTTCCTAAAAATAGCTACAAAAATCACTTCATCTCCCAGCGAATTTAAACAAAGACTCTTAAATTTGGCGTTAGGTGAAGAAGTGATTTTACGTGCACCCATGGGTGATTTTAAATATGACGAAACACAAAAGGCAGTTTTTATTGCTGGAGGGATTGGCATTACTCCAATTAGAAGCATTATACTTTCAATGAAAAGACTAAATGAAAATCGTCTTGACACATTAATCTATTCAGAATTAGAGAGTACTTATCCATTTAGCAGTGAACTTGAAAGCACAAAAAAGCTAGAAGTCTTTTATTCTGCCGATATTGAACCCACTCAAAAATTAATCACTGATACGATAAATATTTATCAAAATAAAGCATTATATTACCTTTCTGGAAGTCCTGGATTTGTGAAAGGAATAACGGAATTATTAAAAGTCCACGGAATACTCGAAACGAAAATCATCTATGATGTTTTTGTTGGATACTAA
- a CDS encoding cupin domain-containing protein, whose product MVGHTNQISAIEIKSKESKNAFMKVLISPNEGWEDYVMRVIEVKEEGVTPLHSHPWPHINYIIEGKGQLMIQGETNIVTSGSYAFVPSNTLHQFKNIGKETFKFICIVPKKGHII is encoded by the coding sequence ATGGTAGGTCACACAAATCAAATTAGTGCAATAGAAATCAAATCAAAAGAATCAAAAAACGCCTTTATGAAAGTATTAATTTCACCTAATGAAGGTTGGGAAGATTACGTTATGAGAGTAATAGAAGTGAAAGAAGAAGGGGTTACACCGCTTCATAGTCATCCTTGGCCACATATCAATTACATTATTGAAGGAAAGGGACAATTAATGATACAAGGCGAAACAAACATTGTGACTTCTGGGTCTTATGCGTTTGTTCCAAGTAATACGTTACATCAATTTAAAAACATTGGTAAAGAGACATTTAAGTTTATCTGTATTGTTCCCAAAAAAGGGCACATCATTTAA
- the amrS gene encoding AmmeMemoRadiSam system radical SAM enzyme produces MKEAILYQKLDFDKVQCKVCNHYCKISEGKRGICGVRENIHGVLFSLNYGKTIARAIDPIEKKPLYHFMPKSKIYSFATVGCNFHCEWCQNYDISQSSKQYNYILGEMISPEEHVQKAIDSRCPSIAYTYSEPTIFLEYALDTMKRAKEKGLKNVWVTNGYMSKETLELILPYLDAVNVDFKGPDDEVYQKYCGGSATTVMDNLIAFQKAGVHLEITTLIIPGINDKQIQLEKIAFFIASKLGKNIPWHLSRFFPAWKMLDKTITPRDTLEMAKTLGKIAGLNHIYLGNV; encoded by the coding sequence TTGAAAGAAGCCATTCTTTATCAAAAACTTGATTTTGACAAAGTCCAATGTAAAGTATGTAATCATTACTGCAAGATTTCAGAAGGAAAAAGAGGAATTTGTGGAGTAAGAGAAAATATTCATGGAGTATTATTTTCTCTCAATTACGGAAAAACAATCGCAAGAGCGATTGACCCCATCGAAAAAAAACCTCTATATCATTTCATGCCAAAATCAAAGATCTATTCTTTTGCGACTGTGGGATGTAATTTTCACTGCGAATGGTGTCAAAATTATGACATTTCTCAAAGCTCAAAACAATATAATTACATATTAGGAGAGATGATTTCACCAGAAGAACATGTACAAAAAGCAATTGATTCTAGATGCCCTTCCATAGCTTATACCTATTCAGAACCAACCATCTTTTTAGAATATGCCCTAGACACAATGAAACGAGCAAAAGAAAAAGGATTAAAGAACGTTTGGGTAACAAACGGTTATATGAGTAAAGAGACCTTAGAGTTGATTTTACCGTATTTAGACGCAGTAAATGTGGATTTTAAGGGACCTGATGATGAAGTGTATCAAAAGTATTGTGGAGGAAGTGCAACGACTGTAATGGATAACTTAATTGCCTTTCAAAAAGCTGGAGTTCATCTTGAAATCACAACGTTAATTATCCCAGGAATAAATGATAAACAAATTCAGCTTGAAAAAATCGCGTTTTTTATTGCTTCGAAACTAGGAAAGAATATTCCATGGCATCTCTCAAGATTCTTTCCGGCTTGGAAAATGTTAGATAAAACAATTACCCCAAGAGATACATTAGAAATGGCAAAAACGTTAGGTAAAATCGCGGGATTAAATCATATCTATTTGGGTAATGTATAA
- the amrA gene encoding AmmeMemoRadiSam system protein A, with amino-acid sequence MSLIGAFVVPHPPLIVPEIGKGEQSRIQKTIDSYKAIAKKIALLKPETIIITTPHSVLYSDYIHISPEPKAKGSFKDFGAPSIQFEVDYDETLIKMISSLATSKNIAAGTKGEKSTVLDHATMVPLYFVNQYYNNFKLVRISLSGLSDSTHYQFGMCINEAVQQSKKRVVLISSGDLSHKLTEDGPYGFAKEGPIFDKKVTNALSNGDFMELFSFDEDFLEKTAECGLRSFLMLAGALDGKSIESELLSYEGPFGVGYAIASFKILKEDKSRQFGLLFEKQESSKLRLLREKEDSFVKLARKSLEYYIHTHKKLDCPINLEEELLKEKAGVFVSLKMDNRLRGCIGTIYPTTKCIAYEIIQNAISAGTQDPRFPPVLASELSKLVISVDVLGKKEAISSLEELDVLRYGVIVSSKGKSGLLLPNLSGITTPFMQVQIALQKAGINKEESYSMERFEVIRHH; translated from the coding sequence ATGTCACTTATTGGAGCATTTGTAGTTCCACATCCCCCTTTAATTGTTCCAGAAATTGGAAAGGGAGAACAATCACGTATTCAAAAAACGATTGATTCTTATAAGGCAATTGCCAAAAAAATCGCTTTATTAAAACCAGAGACGATTATCATTACAACGCCACATTCTGTTCTATATTCAGATTATATACATATTTCACCAGAACCCAAAGCAAAAGGAAGTTTTAAAGACTTTGGTGCGCCTTCAATTCAATTTGAAGTTGATTATGACGAAACCTTGATAAAAATGATTTCATCTCTTGCGACTTCAAAGAATATAGCGGCAGGGACCAAAGGAGAAAAAAGTACAGTATTAGATCACGCAACAATGGTTCCACTTTATTTTGTTAATCAATATTACAATAACTTCAAATTAGTAAGAATATCACTTTCTGGTCTATCAGATTCAACTCACTATCAATTTGGAATGTGCATTAATGAAGCAGTTCAACAATCTAAAAAAAGAGTTGTTCTAATATCTAGCGGAGACCTTTCACATAAATTAACAGAAGATGGCCCTTATGGCTTTGCAAAAGAAGGACCTATCTTTGATAAAAAAGTAACCAATGCTTTATCAAATGGAGATTTTATGGAATTATTTTCTTTTGATGAGGATTTCTTAGAAAAAACAGCAGAATGTGGATTAAGATCGTTTCTAATGTTAGCGGGAGCGCTAGATGGAAAATCAATTGAATCCGAGTTACTCTCCTATGAAGGACCTTTTGGTGTGGGGTATGCTATTGCGTCATTTAAAATTTTAAAAGAAGACAAATCAAGACAATTTGGTCTGCTATTTGAAAAACAGGAAAGCTCAAAATTGCGCCTTTTAAGAGAAAAAGAAGATTCCTTTGTAAAATTAGCAAGAAAATCGCTAGAATATTATATTCACACTCATAAAAAACTTGATTGTCCTATAAATCTTGAAGAAGAACTTTTAAAAGAAAAAGCAGGAGTATTTGTCTCTTTAAAAATGGATAATAGATTAAGAGGTTGTATTGGTACAATTTATCCTACAACGAAATGTATTGCTTATGAAATTATTCAAAATGCAATCAGTGCAGGAACTCAAGATCCTCGATTTCCTCCAGTATTAGCAAGCGAACTTTCCAAATTAGTCATAAGCGTCGATGTTCTTGGAAAAAAAGAAGCCATTTCTTCGTTAGAAGAATTAGATGTTTTGCGTTATGGAGTAATCGTTTCTTCAAAAGGCAAATCAGGACTTCTTTTACCAAATCTAAGCGGAATCACAACTCCTTTCATGCAAGTTCAGATTGCTTTGCAAAAAGCTGGAATCAACAAGGAAGAATCATATTCTATGGAAAGATTTGAAGTAATAAGACATCATTAA
- a CDS encoding DUF4349 domain-containing protein, with product MFKKILYFFVASFLILSLFACSEAFYSQTAETNSALSSIVQLADETTPERKIMYEVDISFDVEDLEESSDFLKAAMDSDEWFDQELITTSLHSYVIRIRTDHLDAFIQTLQDEFMLRSYKKIGTDISIMYQDTSNQILSLEAQLERLVELYDQSTLSEMIIINEQISDIEVELATLQGIVNQYDSLVDYSTVTLKFYGSTIVTKSPFFNRLGNAFVDGFDALLLFFDGLFIVLATIFPFLIVIAIGVFTGFYIYKRKKNKKKAIDQPKIDK from the coding sequence ATGTTTAAAAAAATACTGTATTTTTTCGTTGCAAGTTTTCTAATTCTTTCTCTATTTGCTTGTTCTGAAGCATTTTACTCACAAACAGCTGAAACCAATTCGGCTTTATCAAGTATTGTTCAATTAGCAGATGAAACAACTCCAGAACGCAAAATCATGTACGAAGTAGATATTTCCTTTGATGTTGAGGATTTAGAGGAATCTTCTGATTTTTTAAAAGCAGCAATGGATTCAGATGAATGGTTTGATCAAGAACTAATTACAACGAGCTTACATTCGTATGTTATTCGGATTAGAACCGATCATTTAGATGCTTTTATTCAAACTCTTCAAGATGAATTTATGCTTCGTTCATATAAGAAAATTGGGACAGATATTTCTATAATGTATCAAGATACTTCCAATCAAATTCTATCTCTTGAAGCACAGTTAGAAAGACTAGTTGAACTATACGACCAATCAACGCTTTCTGAAATGATCATCATTAACGAACAAATTTCTGACATTGAAGTCGAACTGGCAACTCTTCAAGGAATTGTGAATCAATATGATAGTTTAGTAGATTACAGCACGGTAACTCTTAAATTCTATGGTAGTACTATTGTTACTAAATCTCCTTTTTTTAACAGATTAGGAAATGCCTTTGTGGATGGATTTGATGCACTATTACTATTTTTTGATGGATTATTTATTGTTTTAGCTACAATTTTCCCATTCTTAATCGTTATAGCTATTGGAGTATTTACCGGTTTCTATATTTATAAAAGAAAAAAGAACAAGAAAAAGGCGATAGATCAGCCAAAGATTGATAAATAG